In Synechococcus sp. CC9616, the following are encoded in one genomic region:
- a CDS encoding TVP38/TMEM64 family protein translates to MISSVQHWLPEVLELLRSPAGAVLFMPLYAIWVTLLLPGVWASMLAGVLYGTWLGSGLVFVGACLGAVVVFLLGRSVLRDWARRRLEQLPKLQAVERAVSKEGLKLVLLTRLSPAFPFSLLNLAYGLSEVSLRDYCIGLIAILPGTVLFCGLGALAGDVARFGDVLGGEADAGTWGLRVVGVLATVAVVWLVSRAARRALQDVETSL, encoded by the coding sequence TTGATCTCTTCGGTTCAGCACTGGCTCCCGGAGGTGTTGGAGCTCTTGCGCTCACCGGCCGGGGCGGTGCTGTTCATGCCGTTGTATGCCATTTGGGTGACCCTGTTGCTGCCAGGGGTTTGGGCCTCGATGCTGGCCGGGGTGCTCTACGGCACCTGGCTCGGCAGCGGCCTGGTGTTCGTCGGGGCCTGCCTTGGTGCTGTGGTGGTGTTTCTGCTGGGGCGTTCGGTGCTGCGCGATTGGGCCCGGCGCCGCTTGGAGCAGCTCCCCAAGCTGCAGGCGGTGGAGCGAGCCGTCAGCAAGGAGGGGCTGAAGCTGGTGCTGCTGACGCGCCTCTCTCCAGCCTTTCCCTTTTCGCTGCTCAACCTGGCCTACGGCCTCAGTGAGGTGAGCCTGCGGGACTACTGCATTGGCTTGATCGCGATCCTGCCCGGCACGGTGCTGTTCTGCGGGTTGGGGGCGTTGGCCGGTGATGTGGCCCGTTTCGGTGACGTCCTTGGTGGTGAGGCGGATGCCGGCACCTGGGGGCTGCGGGTGGTTGGGGTGCTTGCCACGGTGGCCGTGGTCTGGCTGGTGAGCCGTGCAGCCAGACGAGCGCTTCAGGACGTGGAGACGTCGCTCTGA
- a CDS encoding ABC transporter permease, translating into MGRYWRTLRRFWGTAVAVQLEYQANVLIELLAVAMSLSGSLFLLSLFYGPDQTLGGWSWAQALMVQGLYTVFDGMATTWLRPNLGAIVTHVREGTLDFVLLKPIDSQFWLSLRTLSPAGLPEIGLGLGLLAWGCHQAGVMLTFSSLLTVQVMLLAGGLILYSLWFLIAATSIWFVKTWNATEVLRALLASGRYPLNAYPPALRLLFTVVLPVAFLTTVPAQVLLGEAAAPMLLTGFGLAVIFFAAARSFWLFALRFYTSASS; encoded by the coding sequence ATGGGGCGCTACTGGCGAACCCTGCGTCGCTTCTGGGGCACGGCCGTGGCGGTGCAGCTGGAGTATCAGGCCAATGTGTTGATCGAGCTGTTGGCGGTGGCGATGAGCCTCAGCGGCAGCCTGTTTCTGCTCTCGCTGTTTTATGGCCCCGATCAGACTCTGGGGGGCTGGAGCTGGGCCCAGGCCCTGATGGTGCAAGGGCTTTACACCGTGTTCGACGGCATGGCCACCACCTGGCTGCGCCCGAATCTTGGGGCGATCGTCACACATGTGCGCGAGGGCACCCTGGATTTCGTGCTGCTCAAGCCGATCGACAGCCAGTTCTGGCTGTCGTTGCGCACGCTTTCTCCTGCAGGTTTGCCAGAAATAGGCCTTGGCCTGGGGCTCCTGGCCTGGGGCTGTCATCAGGCCGGCGTGATGCTCACCTTCTCCTCATTGCTCACCGTGCAGGTGATGCTGCTGGCCGGTGGCTTGATCCTCTATTCGCTCTGGTTTCTGATTGCTGCCACCAGCATCTGGTTCGTTAAGACATGGAATGCCACCGAGGTGTTGCGGGCCCTGCTGGCCTCCGGTCGTTATCCCCTCAATGCTTATCCCCCGGCCTTGCGCCTGTTGTTCACCGTGGTGCTGCCGGTGGCCTTTCTCACCACCGTTCCCGCCCAGGTGCTGCTCGGGGAAGCCGCAGCACCAATGCTGCTGACCGGCTTTGGTTTGGCGGTGATCTTCTTCGCTGCGGCGCGGTCGTTCTGGTTGTTTGCCCTGCGCTTTTACACCTCAGCGTCCAGTTGA
- a CDS encoding ABC-2 family transporter protein, protein MRIFGLNRRIIRVLLGSQYAHMLEYRAEIALWALSGVLPFIMLSVWSGSDARSGLGLDGVALDRYFLSAFLVRQFSVVWVVYAFEEDALLGRLSPYLLQPLHPLWRYVAAHLGEQLTRLPFAALIAVVFFAVQPQAFWLPSLGGFLLAWLATWMAFAIAFLFQSLIAALCFWSEKASALERLQFIPFVFLSGLLAPLTAFPPAVRTVAQWTPFPYLIDFPARVLAGQPVNLMAGFGAQLAWIALLLPLVLLLWRAGVRRYSAMGA, encoded by the coding sequence ATGCGGATCTTCGGGCTGAACCGGCGGATCATTCGGGTGCTGCTGGGCTCCCAGTACGCCCACATGCTCGAGTACCGCGCCGAGATCGCCCTATGGGCGCTCTCAGGGGTGTTGCCGTTCATCATGCTCAGCGTCTGGAGCGGTAGTGACGCGCGCTCGGGGCTGGGGCTGGATGGTGTGGCCCTGGATCGCTATTTCCTCAGCGCCTTTCTGGTTCGCCAGTTCTCGGTTGTGTGGGTGGTTTATGCCTTCGAGGAGGATGCCCTGCTGGGCCGGCTCTCGCCCTATCTGCTGCAGCCGCTGCATCCGCTCTGGCGTTATGTGGCGGCCCACCTCGGCGAGCAGCTCACCCGTCTGCCCTTCGCGGCTCTGATCGCAGTGGTGTTCTTTGCGGTGCAGCCCCAGGCCTTCTGGCTGCCGTCGTTGGGGGGCTTCCTGCTGGCCTGGCTGGCCACCTGGATGGCCTTTGCCATCGCCTTTCTGTTCCAGAGCTTGATTGCGGCCCTCTGTTTCTGGAGTGAGAAGGCCAGCGCCCTCGAGCGGCTCCAGTTCATTCCCTTTGTGTTCCTGTCCGGTCTGTTGGCGCCGCTCACGGCGTTTCCGCCGGCGGTGCGGACTGTGGCCCAGTGGACTCCCTTCCCGTATCTGATCGACTTCCCGGCCAGAGTGCTGGCCGGGCAACCGGTGAATTTGATGGCGGGCTTCGGGGCGCAATTGGCCTGGATCGCCCTGTTGTTGCCGCTGGTGCTGCTGCTCTGGCGGGCCGGCGTGCGCCGATACAGCGCGATGGGGGCCTGA
- a CDS encoding ATP-binding cassette domain-containing protein: MIQVEGLSKIYRVAEKQPGLAGTLRHFVRRRTRDVMAVQDVTFRIEPGEMVGFLGANGAGKTTTLKMLCGLIHPSAGEVQVAGYRPQRRQAEFLRRITLVMGQKQQLLWDLPPMDSLRVNAAVYGIPDGVARRRISELADLLELGEELTRPVRKLSLGQRMKAELLAALLHEPEVLFLDEPTLGLDVNAQARVRQFLADYNRRTGATVLLTSHYMADITALCPRVLLIHQGRLFHDGPLDVLADQLAPEREVRLKLESSIEPGALAGLGRLEQLEGCDVRLLVPRDQLTAVVAQLLDRFPVRDLDVTDPPIEELIGGLFRQGRV; the protein is encoded by the coding sequence GTGATTCAGGTTGAGGGGCTGAGCAAGATCTACCGGGTTGCCGAGAAGCAGCCCGGGTTGGCCGGCACCCTGCGCCATTTCGTCCGCCGCCGCACCAGGGATGTGATGGCGGTGCAGGACGTCACCTTCCGGATTGAGCCCGGAGAGATGGTGGGCTTTCTCGGAGCCAACGGTGCCGGCAAAACCACCACCTTGAAGATGCTCTGCGGCTTGATCCACCCAAGCGCCGGGGAGGTGCAGGTGGCGGGCTATCGGCCGCAGCGCCGCCAGGCGGAGTTTCTGCGCCGGATCACCCTGGTGATGGGGCAGAAGCAGCAGCTGCTCTGGGACTTGCCGCCGATGGATTCGTTGCGGGTGAATGCGGCGGTGTACGGCATCCCCGATGGGGTGGCCAGGCGGCGGATCAGTGAGCTGGCCGATCTGCTGGAGCTGGGGGAGGAGCTCACCCGGCCGGTGCGCAAGCTTTCCCTGGGCCAGCGGATGAAGGCTGAACTGCTGGCGGCCCTGCTCCATGAGCCGGAGGTGCTGTTTCTCGATGAACCGACTCTTGGCCTGGATGTGAATGCCCAGGCCCGGGTGCGTCAGTTCCTGGCGGACTACAACCGCCGCACGGGGGCAACGGTGCTGCTCACAAGCCATTACATGGCAGACATCACGGCCCTGTGCCCCCGGGTGCTGTTGATCCACCAGGGGCGGTTGTTCCATGACGGTCCCCTGGACGTGCTGGCCGATCAGCTGGCGCCGGAGCGTGAGGTGCGGCTGAAATTGGAGTCGTCGATTGAGCCGGGAGCACTGGCCGGGTTGGGACGGCTGGAGCAGCTGGAGGGGTGTGACGTGCGGCTGTTGGTTCCCCGCGACCAGCTCACCGCGGTGGTGGCGCAGCTGTTGGATCGCTTTCCTGTTCGTGATCTGGATGTGACCGATCCACCGATCGAGGAGCTGATCGGTGGGTTGTTCCGGCAGGGGCGCGTCTGA